The following coding sequences lie in one Cannabis sativa cultivar Pink pepper isolate KNU-18-1 chromosome 5, ASM2916894v1, whole genome shotgun sequence genomic window:
- the LOC115716088 gene encoding zingipain-2-like has translation MYCLEFIVFILGLWWGNSQVILSLRTLHESALIDMHEQWMAQYERTYTDDIEKKRRFEIFKNNLNFIENFNQQPNRTYKVGINKFTDLSEDEFQRHFTGLKMPLVSSSSSTGFRYENLMVEDISDNVDWRNEGAVTDVKNQNQCGCCWAFSAVAAVEGITQIKTGNLVSLSEQQLVDCVSKNEGCGGGWMEYAFEYIIQNQGITTETNYPYQSNEGSCYTGITSYAQITGYETVPKNNEDALLKAVSMQPVSVAFQDTQSFRFYDPSSGIYTGDDCDNSPIINHAITIVGYGEEDGIKYWLAKNSWGSTWGDNGYVKILRGGQSPQGVCQINNYASYPIIA, from the exons ATGTATTGTTTAGAATTTATTGTGTTCATATTGGGATTATGGTGGGGAAATTCACAAGTGATATTGTCTCTTCGCACGTTGCATGAATCAGCCCTTATCGACATGCATGAGCAATGGATGGCTCAGTATGAACGTACCTACACCGACGACATCGAAAAGAAGAGACGTTTCGAAATCTTCAAGAACAACCTCAACTTTATCGAAAACTTTAACCAACAACCCAATCGAACATACAAGGTCGGTATCAACAAATTTACAGATTTGAGTGAAGATGAATTCCAAAGGCACTTCACTGGTTTGAAGATGCCTTTGGTCTCTTCGAGTTCTTCTACCGGTTTCAGGTATGAAAACTTGATGGTAGAAGATATCTCAGATAACGTTGATTGGCGAAATGAAGGTGCTGTGACTGATGTTAAGAATCAAAATCAATGTG GATGTTGTTGGGCGTTTTCTGCAGTGGCAGCAGTGGAAGGAATTACACAGATCAAAACTGGGAATTTAGTGTCACTATCAGAACAACAACTAGTTGATTGCGTAAGTAAAAACGAAGGTTGCGGGGGTGGATGGATGGAGTATGCATTCGAATACATAATTCAAAACCAAGGCATAACCACTGAAACAAACTACCCTTATCAAAGCAATGAGGGATCTTGTTACACAGGAATAACTTCCTATGCACAGATCACTGGCTATGAAACTGTACCTAAAAACAATGAAGATGCTTTGTTGAAAGCTGTTTCTATGCAGCCTGTGTCTGTTGCGTTTCAAGATACTCAGAGTTTTAGATTTTATGACCCATCTTCTGGTATCTACACAGGCGATGACTGTGATAATAGCCCAATTATTAATCATGCTATTACAATTGTGGGATATGGGGAAGAAGATGGAATCAAGTATTGGTTGGCTAAGAATTCTTGGGGATCAACTTGGGGTGATAATGGCTATGTTAAGATCTTGAGAGGTGGTCAGTCACCTCAAGGTGTTTGTCAGATCAACAACTATGCATCCTATCCAATAATTGcttaa